Proteins found in one Panthera tigris isolate Pti1 chromosome B3, P.tigris_Pti1_mat1.1, whole genome shotgun sequence genomic segment:
- the CHURC1 gene encoding protein Churchill has translation MCGGCVEKEYPNRGNICLENGSFLLNFTGCAVCNKRDFMLITNKSLKEEDGEEIVTYDHLCKNCHHVVARHEYTFSIMDEFQEYTMLCLLCGKAEDTISILPDDPRQMTLLF, from the exons ATGTGTGGGGGCTGTGTGGAGAAGGAGTATCCCAACCGG ggtAACATCTGCCTGGAGAATGGATCTTTCTTGCTGAACTTTACAGGCTGTGCAGTGTGCAATAAGCGGGATTTTATGCTGATCACAAACAAATCTTTGaaggaggaggatggagaagaAATAGTTACCTATGATC ATCTGTGTAAGAATTGTCATCACGTAGTAGCCAGGCATGAGTACACATTCAGTATCATGGATGAATTTcag GAGTATACCATGCTGTGTCTGTTATGTGGCAAAGCTGAAGATACTATCAGTATTCTCCCTGATGACCCTCGACAAATGACTCTGTTATTCTGA